The Kluyveromyces marxianus DMKU3-1042 DNA, complete genome, chromosome 6 genome window below encodes:
- the INP54 gene encoding phosphoinositide 5-phosphatase INP54, whose product MSDPIRVFASSFNCAKAFPVQDIEAQKSLIEQLIPHISHHDVYILGFQELVSIWEGSFPNVCLQYLRGVSKVVLERINTDESVFKCVDVNCLGGMGIMVFCRNEYELSNVTKGNVRCGAFYSSLKGATATKFTIKRSGVVDTITCLSSHLAANEGLINLEKRIQDYHAIMQSLREQFGDIDSTNFIFIGDLNFRLNKRFGDINYMDPDIISQLLEECDELKDVIKTGRAFENFKEAEILFPPTFKYNVADSKALPPIDPLTYNFKRQPSWCDRILYSNNEKATTSLYKAIPRTPEFHFTDHQPVILSIELPHIEAVSDFEAEEITDTGEETNELEKLLPTSSVSSLSLSCGRIVDYIMGYSGWLYCKHPKWLLVIITLFSIYWLA is encoded by the coding sequence ATGAGTGATCCGATAAGAGTGTTTGCGAGCTCTTTTAATTGTGCGAAAGCATTTCCAGTTCAAGATATCGAAGCACAAAAGTCGTTGATCGAACAGTTAATACCACATATATCCCATCACGATGTATACATTTTAGGATTTCAGGAATTGGTTTCAATCTGGGAAGGATCTTTTCCCAATGTATGCTTACAATACTTAAGAGGGGTATCAAAAGTAGTTTTGGAAAGGATAAATACAGATGAATCGGTATTCAAGTGTGTTGATGTTAACTGTCTAGGAGGAATGGGCATCATGGTGTTCTGCAGAAACGAATATGAGTTAAGTAACGTTACGAAAGGAAATGTTCGATGTGGGGCATTTTATTCAAGTTTGAAAGGTGCTACTGCCACTAAATTTACTATAAAACGTTCTGGTGTAGTTGATACGATTACCTGTTTATCTTCTCACTTGGCAGCAAATGAAGGCTTGATAAATTTGGAGAAGCGTATCCAGGATTACCATGCTATAATGCAATCCTTACGAGAACAGTTTGGTGATATAGACAGCACCaattttatatttattgGTGATCTAAACTTTAGATTGAACAAACGCTTTGGTGATATCAATTATATGGATCCAGACATTATTTCACAATTACTAGAAGAATGCGATGAATTGAAAGACGTTATAAAAACAGGAAGAGCCTTTGAGAATTTCAAGGAAGCAGAAATTCTCTTCCCTCCAACATTCAAATACAATGTCGCGGACAGCAAGGCTCTCCCACCTATCGATCCATTAACGTACAATTTTAAGCGTCAACCTTCTTGGTGTGACAGAATACTCTATTCTAACAACGAGAAGGCAACAACATCTTTATACAAAGCCATTCCAAGAACCCCAGAATTCCACTTTACCGATCATCAACCAGTTATTTTATCAATAGAATTACCGCATATCGAAGCGGTATCAGACTTTGAGGCTGAGGAAATTACTGATACAGGTGAAGAAACTAACGAATTAGAAAAGTTGTTACCGACGTCATCAGTCAGTTCCCTTTCTCTTAGTTGTGGCAGAATAGTGGATTATATTATGGGATATTCCGGTTGGTTATATTGTAAGCACCCTAAGTGGTTACTAGTTATCATAACTCTCTTCTCCATCTACTGGTTAGCATGA